In the genome of Tannockella kyphosi, one region contains:
- a CDS encoding phosphatase — protein MSKINILGDVHCHTLASVHAFSTIRENIDGANRKGLKLLAITDHGIGANDAPPLSYFRNLKSLPKYVDGLRLLKGVEANIMDLEGNLDLPDSILKTLDIVVVSFHASCVKHGTKEDHTRAYLVLAKNPYVHIMGHSGTPEFEYDLDVVIPAWRDAGKYIEINAHTFVTRKKSIENCKTIALACKKYQAPIVVNSDSHHEFEIGDVSKALELLEEIDFPKELIKNASLDWIKSFD, from the coding sequence ATGTCTAAAATTAATATCTTAGGGGATGTACATTGTCATACATTAGCATCTGTACATGCTTTTAGCACTATTAGAGAAAATATTGATGGAGCTAATCGCAAAGGATTGAAACTATTAGCAATTACTGATCATGGGATAGGGGCAAATGATGCACCACCATTATCTTATTTTCGTAATTTAAAATCTTTGCCAAAATATGTAGATGGACTGCGTTTATTAAAAGGAGTTGAAGCCAATATTATGGATTTAGAAGGGAATTTAGATTTACCGGATTCTATTTTAAAAACATTGGATATAGTAGTGGTGTCTTTTCATGCTAGTTGTGTGAAACATGGGACTAAAGAAGACCATACAAGAGCTTATTTAGTGTTGGCTAAAAACCCATATGTTCATATTATGGGTCATAGTGGAACACCAGAGTTTGAATATGATCTAGATGTAGTAATACCTGCTTGGCGTGATGCAGGGAAGTATATTGAAATAAATGCACATACGTTTGTGACTAGAAAGAAATCAATAGAAAATTGCAAAACAATTGCGCTAGCATGTAAAAAGTATCAAGCACCAATTGTTGTTAATTCAGATAGTCATCATGAGTTTGAAATAGGAGATGTTTCAAAAGCATTGGAGTTATTAGAAGAGATAGATTTTCCTAAAGAGTTAATTAAGAATGCATCATTAGATTGGATAAAATCATTTGATTAA